CTGCTCGATATGCGGCTTCTCGGTCTCGATCCACAGCAGGTCGGCACCGTGCTGGAGCGAGGTGATGCAATCGAGCACGCAGCGATCGGCGCCGGTGCCGGCCCGGAACTGGAACAGGTTGCTGGGCAGGCGCTTGGGGCGCAGCAGCTTGCCGTCGCGGTTGAGGATGACGTCGCCATTCCTCGCCGTCGCCGGGTCGATCTCCTCGCAGTCGAGGAAGCCGTTATACTGGTCGCCGAGGTCGCCGGGCGCGTTGGAGACGGCGATCTGCTTGGTCAGCCCGGCGCCGAGCGAGTCGGTGCGGGTGACGATGATGCCGTCGTCGACGCCGAGTTCGAGGAAGGCGTAGCGGCAGGCGCGGACCTTGGCGAGGAAGTCCTCGTGCGGCACCGTGACCTTGCCGTCCTGGTGGCCGCACTGCTTCTCGTCCGACACCTGGTTCTCGATCTGGAGCGCGCAGGCGCCGGCCTCGATCATCTTCCTGGCGAGCAGATAGGTCGCCTCGGCATTGCCGAAGCCGGCGTCGATATCGGCGATGATCGGCACGACATGGGTCTGGAACGCCTCGACCTGGGCCAGCAGCGCGGTCTCCTTCGCGCTGTCGCCGGCGGCGCGCGCCGCGTCGATCGCGCGGAACAGGCCGCCCAGCTCGCGCGCGTCGGCCTGCTTCAGGAAGGTGTAGAGCTCCTCGATCAGCGCCGGCACGCTGGTCTTCTCGTGCATCGACTGATCGGGCAGCGGCCCGAACTCGCTCCGCAGCGCCGCGACCATCCAGCCGGACAGATAGAGATATTTGCCCTGGGTGGTGCCGAAATGCTTCTTGATCGCGATCAGCTTCTGCTGGCCGATGAAGCCGTGCCAGCAGCCGAGCGACTGGGTGTAGCGTGCCGGATCGGCATCATAGGCGGCCATGTCCGCGCGCATGATCCCGGCGGTGTATTTCGCGATGTCGAGGCCGGTGTGGAAGCGGTTCTGCAACCGCATCCGGGCCACCGCCTCGGCACTGATCCCGTCCCAGCTGCCGTCCTGGCGCGCGATGAGGGCGTTGGTGCTGTCGATGTGGGTCTGATAGGTCATGAGGCTTCCTGGGATCTTATCGGGCTGGGATCATATCGGGGGTGTCGGGGCCGGGGCCGGTCGCCTCAGCCGAGGCGGCCGAGGCGATGATAGAGGTTGCTGAACTTCACCGATTCCGGCTGGTCCGCGATCGTGCGCAGATGGGCGACGACCGCCTCGCGCAGCAGCGCGAAATCCTCGGTCGAGAAGACGGCGCGGGCGCGTGCCGGCTCGGGATGGGGGGAAGAGCGGGGCAGGGTCTGCGTTTCGGTGGTCATAGCGTCTCTCCATGAGCGGCGGCCCGGAACGGGTGTCGCCGCGATGGACAGGGAGATGCGCGCTCGCCGCGGCGCTTTGAAGGACGATCAGTGACGCGATGTAGGGCTATGACATGTCCACATTGTCATGATGTGACAGAGTGCCATGGCATCGGCAGAGGGGTGCAGGGCCTGAAGGCTGTAGGATTTGCGGGCACAATTCTCCCGCCGCTGGGGGCAGGGAAGGCGGCCGGCGCCCCGCGCGTGCCTCGTTGCATCGCGGGGGTTTGGAGGTGTCTCAGTTACCCTCCGAGGGCCTGTGCCCCACTTCCTCGGCCACGTCGGGGCGGAGGTGGGAAGCGTCCCGGTTGTGGCGGACGTGGGCCGGACGCGCCCTTGGCACGGGCGCGGCGGGCTTCACGCTGGCCTGGTGGACGGTAGGGTTGCGGGAATCCACCCGGATGCCCGGCGCGCCGGCCGCTGGATGCACGGAGGCCGAAACCGCCGCCATCCCCTCCTGTCACCGCGCACCTCGATCAAGGGTGTGGGCGACGGGCCACGCAATAACCTATATGGATATAAATGTCAAGAATAATGAACGCTGGTGGCGCGGGGCTGCGGCTAGCCCGTCCGGCTGTCGCGATAGACCGACTGGACGTCGGCCGAGATGCCGGGGGTACGGCTCATCTGCATGACGTCGTCAAATTCGAAGCCGTGCATCCGCCGGTGGAAAGCGAGGCCGAAGGCGTGCGTCTCCACCCAGACGATGGTGGCGACCATCGACAGCATGTCGCCGACGACGAGGATGATCTCCTGGCCCTTGAACAGGCCGCGGAATTTGCCGGTGACGAGCGCGCCCGCGGTCGAGACATCGGACATGACGAGATTCTGGGCGGGCAGCCGATAGGGCTTGATCGACACCGCGATATCGACGGTCAGCCGGAATTCGGATCGGGAATCCACGACTTTTCGGACCAGATTCATCAGACACGCTCCGCAACACCCGTCGCACCGCTATTACGACTAAAGGCTAATGCGGGGTTAAAGCGATCTTAAGTGTAAAATGATTTGCCCGGCAGGAATTGCGCCGGCGATTATTTCGTTTCGGTGTCGTTTCTTTTGGGGAATGGCGACGCCGATGGCCCGGGCGAGCGGCGCCACCAGCCGGCCAGCCACCGGCCAGCCACCGGCCAGCCACCGGCCATCCTCCGCGCCCCGCCTGCTCAGGCGTCGATCTCTTCCTCGTCCACGCGGGCGGCGTTTTCCTGGATGAAGGTGAAGCGGTGATGGGCCTCCTTGCCCATCAGCCGGTCGACCAGATCGCGGACCTGCGCGCGGTCCTCATATTCCTGCGGCAGCGTCACCCGGATCATGCCGCGCGTCTGCGGGTCCATGGTGGTCTCGCGCAGCTGCTGCGGGTTCATCTCGCCGAGGCCCTTGAAGCGCGAGACCTCGACCTTGCGGCCCTTGAACGCGGTCGCCTCGATCCGGGCGCGGTCGGCCTCGTCGCGGGCGTAGAGCGACTTGGCGCCGGCGGTCAGCCGGTAGAGCGGCGGCTGGGCGAGGTAGAGATGGCCCCTGCGCACGACGTCCGGCATCTCCTGGAAGAAGAAGGTCATCAGCAGGGTGGCGATGTGGGCGCCATCGACATCGGCGTCGGTCATGATCACGATCCGCTCGTAGCGCAGCAGGCTGGCGTCGCAGCGCTCGCGGGTGCCGCAGCCGAGCGCCAGGATCAGGTCGGCGATCTCCTGGTTGGCGAGGATCTTGGCGGTGTTGGCGGACGCCACGTTGAGAATCTTGCCGCGGATCGGCAGCACCGCCTGGGTCTTGCGGTCGCGCGCCTGCTTGGCCGAGCCGCCGGCCGAATCGCCCTCGACGATGAACATCTCGGTGCCCTCGGGGCTGTCCGACGCGCAATCGGTGAGCTTGCCGGGCAGGCGCAGCTTGCGGCCCGAGGTGGCGGTCTTGCGCTTGACGTCGCGCTCCGCCTTGCGCCGCAGCCGCTCGTCCATGCGATCGAGCACATAGCCGAGCAGCGCCTTGCCGCGATCCATGTTCTGGCCGAGGAAATGGTCGAAATGGTCGCGCACCGCGGCCTCGACCAGCCGTGCGGCGTCGGGCGAGGTCAGCCGGTCCTTGGTCTGGCTCTGGAACTGGGGATCGCGGATGAACACCGAGAGCATCAGTTCCGATCCGGTCATCACGTCCTCGGGCGCGATGTCCTTGGCCTTCTTCTGGCCGACCTGATCGGCGAAGGCGCGGATGCCCTTGACCAGCGCGGCGCGCAGCCCCTGCTCATGGGTGCCGCCGTCGGGGGTCGGGATGGTGTTGCAATAATAGCTGTAAGACCCGTCCGAATAGAGCGGCCACGCCACCGCCCATTCGGCCGAGCCCTGGCTGTCGGGGAAATCCTGCCGCCCGGTGAAGAAATCGGCGGTGGCGCATTCGCGATCGCCGACCTGCTCGCGGAGGTGATCGGCGAGGCCGCCGGGGAACTGGAACACCGCCTCGGCCGGGGTGTCGTCGGTGATCAGCGACGGATCGCATTTCCAGCGGATCTCGACGCCGGCGAACAGATAGGCCTTGGACCGGGCGAGCCGATAGAGCCGCTGCGCGCGGAAGCGGAGATCGCCGAAAATCTCGCTATCGGGCACGAAGCTGACCGAGGTGCCGCGCCGGTTGGGCGCCGCGCCGATCTTCTCCAGCGATCCCTGGGGATGGCCCTGCACGAAGCGCTGGCGGTACAGCTCCTTGTTGCGCGCCACTTCGACCACCGTCTCGATCGACAGCGCGTTGACCGCGCAGACGCCGACGCCGTGCAGGCCGCCCGAGGTCTGGTAGGCGCCGCCCGAGAATTTGCCGCCCGAATGGAGCACGGTGAAGATCACCTCGAGCGCCGATTTGCCGGGGTGGCGGGGATGCTCGTCGATCGGGATGCCGCGGCCATTGTCGACCACGGTGACGCGGTTGCCGGCGGACAGCGTCACCTCGATGCGGGTGGCGTGGCCGGCGACGGCCTCGTCCATCGCATTGTCGATCACCTCGGCGGCGAGATGGTGGAGCGCGCGCTCGTCGGTGCCGCCGACATACATGCCGGGGCGGCGGCGGATCGGCTCCAGCCCTTCCAGCACCTCGATCGAGGAGGCGTCGTAATTGCCGCTGCCGGGGGCGGCACCCGCAGGGGCGGCGAAGAGATCGTCATGGGCCATCGCCGCAGACTATAGGCGGGATGCGGCCCCGCGCAAAGGGCGTTCCGGGTTCGTTCAAATGCGGTGATAACGCGCGAAAGGTGTGCCGATGGCAGTCGTGGGATGCTTGGTTCTGATCATTTTCCCGCTGCTCGGGCTGATGGCGGGGTTGTTCCTCGACGGGGCGCCGGGGGCGATCTGGGGCGCGGCCGCGGGCTTCGTCCTCGCGCTCGCCGTCTCCGGGGTGATGACCTACGGACTGGTCAAGGCGAGCCGGCGCGACTGAGGCGCAGGCGGCGCGCCCGATGGGGGAGGAGGGTCATGCCCGCACGCCCCCTCACGAACCCGGCCCCTCACGAACCCGGCCCCTCACGAACCCGGCCCCTCACGAAAAAGGCCCCTCACGAAAAAGGCCGCCCGCATCGCTGCGGACGGCCCTTTCGGTTACGGAGTTGGGGGCTCAGCGGACGCGCGGGCCGCCATAGGGCATCGGCGGCGGCGGGCGGCGATCGCGGCGCGGCATCTGCGCCTGATAGGCCTGCCCGCAATGCTGCACGCAATAAGGGAAGCCCGGGTTCACCTGCACGCCGCAGAAGTGGAAATCGGGCTCGCCGGGGTGGCCGAGCGGCCACTTGCAGATGCGGTCGTTGAGCTCGAGCAGCGAGGTCTTGTCCGCCATGTCGGCCGACGGCTTGGCCGGCACCAGGCGGCGCGGCGGCGCCGGCGGGATCGGCGACTGCTGCTCGCCCGGCTGCTGGCGCTGGAAGCCGCCGGGGCCGATCGAGCGATAGACCGGCTGCGGCGTGCTGGGCACGACCGGCGCATCGGCATCGGATCCGGTGGCCGCGGCCGGTGCAGGCGCCGGGGCGGCCGCGATCGGGGCGGGGCGGGGCGCCGGCGCCGGGCGGGGAGCCTCGGCGACGACCGGGCGCGGCTTCGGCGCCTCGGCCGCCTTCGGGGCCGGCGGTGGCGGCGCGGCCTCCTTCGGCGCGGGGGCGGGCGCGGCCGGCGCTTCCGCCGCCGTGTCGTTGCCCTTCACCGGCGACGGCCGGCTTTCGAGGCCGAGGCGATGCGCCTTGCCGATCACCGCGTTACGGCTGACGCCGCCCAGTTCCTCGGCGATCTGGCTTGCGGTATGGCCCTGGCCCCACAGGCTCTTGAGCTTGTCGATCCGCTCGTCCGTCCACGACATCTTCTGTTTCTACTCCGTATCCCTTGCGGGGGCGGCACCCAGGGCTTAGGTCGCGATCCATGCTCGACCAGTCCCGCGGTGCGCCGCAACCCGACAATATCTCCCCCCCGGGCGTGCCCGTGATCAAACAGGTCAACTGGGGAGGATTGCGCACCCTCTATGTGAAGGAGGTGAGGCGCTTCTTCAAGGTCCAGCTGCAAACGGTGTGGGCGCCGGCGGTGACGACCCTGCTCTATCTCGTCATCTTCACGGTCGCGCTGGGCGCGCGCTCGGCGGTGCCGGTGGGCGGCACGACCGTGCCCTTCGCCGATTTCATCGCGCCGGGCCTGATCGTGATGGGCATGATGACCAACGCCTTCGCCAATGCCAGCTTCTCGCTGCTGGTCGGCAAGATGCAGGGCACCATCGTCGACTATCTGATGCCGCCGCTGTCCACCGCCGAGCTGCTCGCCGGGCTGACGCTCGCCGCGGTGACCCGCGCCTTCCTGGTCGGCGGCGCGCTGTGGCTGGCGATGCTGCTGTGGCCGGGCGTGCATGTCGGCATGGCGAACCCGCTGGTGGTGCTGTGGTTCGCGCTGATGGGGGCGTTCCTGCTCGCCTTCCTCGGCGTGCTGACCTCGATCTGGGCGGACAAGTTCGATCATGCCGCCGCCGTCACCAATTTCGTGGTGCAGCCGCTGGCGCTGCTTTCGGGCACCTTCTACTCGGTCGACAAGCTGGCGCCGACCTTCCGGATGATCAGCCATTTCAACCCGATCTTCTACGTGATCTCGGGCTTCCGCTCGGGCTTCCTCGGCGTCGCCGATTCGCCGGTGGCGTTCGGCGCGGGGCTGCTGCTGGCGATCAACGTGGTGATGGGCGCGATCTGCTACACGCTGCTCAGGAGCGGCTGGAAGATCAAGAACTGAGATTCTCCTCCCGTTCCAACCCGCAGGCGCTTGGGGTTGCGCTGTATTTCCCCCGACGCTACAGCGCATCCCTGACATAAGGCGGCCAGCCACGGCCGCCTTTTTGCGTTCCCGGAGCCGTTCTCCCAAAGATTGTCCACGAAGAAGGAGTGCCCTGCCCATGACGATCACGCCCCTCATGCCGGTCTATCCGCGCTGCGGTGTGCGTCCCGTCCGAGGCGAAGGCAGCTACCTGTTCGGGGAAAATGGCGAGCGCTATCTCGATTTCGCCTCGGGCATCGCGGTGAACCTGCTCGGCCACGGCCACCCGCATCTGACCAAGGCGTTGCAGGACCAGGTCGCGACGCTGATGCACGTCTCCAACCTCTACGGTTCGCCGCAGGGCGAGGCGCTGGCGCAGCGGCTGGTCGATACCACCTTCGCCGACACCGTGTTCTTCACCAATTCCGGTGCCGAGGCAGTGGAGTGCGCGATCAAGACCGCGCGCCGCTATCATTTCGCCAGCGGCAACCCGCAGAAGAACACGCTGATCTGCTTCAACAACGCCTTCCACGGGCGGACGCTGGGCGCGATCTCGGCGACCAACCAGGAGAAGATGCGCGACGGCTTCGAGCCGCTGCTGCCCGGCTTCACCTATGCGCCGTTCGACGATCTCGCCGCCGCCGAGGCGCTGATCGACGCGAACACCGCCGGCTTCCTGGTCGAGCCGGTGCAGGGCGAGGGCGGCATCCGCCCGGCGTCGCAGGAATTCCTCAAGGGCCTGCGTGCGTTGGCCGACCAGCATGACCTGATGCTGGTGCTCGACGAGGTGCAGTGCGGCGTCGCCCGCACCGGCACGCTCTACGCCCACGAGCAGTACGGCATCGTGCCGGACATCATGGCGAGCGCCAAGGGGATTGGCGGCGGCTTCCCGCTGGGCGCCTGCCTCGCCACCGAGAAGGCGGCCAAGGGCATGGTGATCGGCACCCACGGCTCCACCTATGGCGGCAATCCGCTGGCGATGGCGGCGGGCAATGCGGTGCTCGACGTGATCCTGGCGCCGGGCTTCCTGGAGCAGGTCAACGCCACCGGCCAGCGCCTGCGCGCCGCGCTGGAGCAGCTGATCCCCAACCATGACCATCTGTTCGAGAGCGTGCGCGGCCTGGGGCTGATGCTCGGCGTCAAGATGAAGTCGGACAGCCGCCGCTTCGTCGCCCATGCGCGCGACCATCATGGCCTGCTGCTGGTCGCGGCCGGCGAGAATGTCGTGCGGGTGCTGCCGCCGCTGGTGATCGAGCAGGCGCATATCGACGAGTTCGTCAGCAAGATGTC
This genomic window from Sphingomonas abietis contains:
- a CDS encoding isocitrate lyase, yielding MTYQTHIDSTNALIARQDGSWDGISAEAVARMRLQNRFHTGLDIAKYTAGIMRADMAAYDADPARYTQSLGCWHGFIGQQKLIAIKKHFGTTQGKYLYLSGWMVAALRSEFGPLPDQSMHEKTSVPALIEELYTFLKQADARELGGLFRAIDAARAAGDSAKETALLAQVEAFQTHVVPIIADIDAGFGNAEATYLLARKMIEAGACALQIENQVSDEKQCGHQDGKVTVPHEDFLAKVRACRYAFLELGVDDGIIVTRTDSLGAGLTKQIAVSNAPGDLGDQYNGFLDCEEIDPATARNGDVILNRDGKLLRPKRLPSNLFQFRAGTGADRCVLDCITSLQHGADLLWIETEKPHIEQIAGMVDRIRAVVPNAKLVYNNSPSFNWTLNFRQQVFDAWEKAGRDVSDYERAALMSVIYDSTELAREADDRIRTFQKDASARAGIFHHLITLPTYHTAALSTDNLARDYFGEAGMLGYVAGVQRKEIREGIACVRHQNMSGSDIGDDHKEAFAGEAALKAGGAHNTMNQFA
- a CDS encoding PilZ domain-containing protein → MDSRSEFRLTVDIAVSIKPYRLPAQNLVMSDVSTAGALVTGKFRGLFKGQEIILVVGDMLSMVATIVWVETHAFGLAFHRRMHGFEFDDVMQMSRTPGISADVQSVYRDSRTG
- the parE gene encoding DNA topoisomerase IV subunit B translates to MAHDDLFAAPAGAAPGSGNYDASSIEVLEGLEPIRRRPGMYVGGTDERALHHLAAEVIDNAMDEAVAGHATRIEVTLSAGNRVTVVDNGRGIPIDEHPRHPGKSALEVIFTVLHSGGKFSGGAYQTSGGLHGVGVCAVNALSIETVVEVARNKELYRQRFVQGHPQGSLEKIGAAPNRRGTSVSFVPDSEIFGDLRFRAQRLYRLARSKAYLFAGVEIRWKCDPSLITDDTPAEAVFQFPGGLADHLREQVGDRECATADFFTGRQDFPDSQGSAEWAVAWPLYSDGSYSYYCNTIPTPDGGTHEQGLRAALVKGIRAFADQVGQKKAKDIAPEDVMTGSELMLSVFIRDPQFQSQTKDRLTSPDAARLVEAAVRDHFDHFLGQNMDRGKALLGYVLDRMDERLRRKAERDVKRKTATSGRKLRLPGKLTDCASDSPEGTEMFIVEGDSAGGSAKQARDRKTQAVLPIRGKILNVASANTAKILANQEIADLILALGCGTRERCDASLLRYERIVIMTDADVDGAHIATLLMTFFFQEMPDVVRRGHLYLAQPPLYRLTAGAKSLYARDEADRARIEATAFKGRKVEVSRFKGLGEMNPQQLRETTMDPQTRGMIRVTLPQEYEDRAQVRDLVDRLMGKEAHHRFTFIQENAARVDEEEIDA
- a CDS encoding GcrA family cell cycle regulator, which translates into the protein MSWTDERIDKLKSLWGQGHTASQIAEELGGVSRNAVIGKAHRLGLESRPSPVKGNDTAAEAPAAPAPAPKEAAPPPPAPKAAEAPKPRPVVAEAPRPAPAPRPAPIAAAPAPAPAAATGSDADAPVVPSTPQPVYRSIGPGGFQRQQPGEQQSPIPPAPPRRLVPAKPSADMADKTSLLELNDRICKWPLGHPGEPDFHFCGVQVNPGFPYCVQHCGQAYQAQMPRRDRRPPPPMPYGGPRVR
- a CDS encoding ABC transporter permease, with the protein product MLDQSRGAPQPDNISPPGVPVIKQVNWGGLRTLYVKEVRRFFKVQLQTVWAPAVTTLLYLVIFTVALGARSAVPVGGTTVPFADFIAPGLIVMGMMTNAFANASFSLLVGKMQGTIVDYLMPPLSTAELLAGLTLAAVTRAFLVGGALWLAMLLWPGVHVGMANPLVVLWFALMGAFLLAFLGVLTSIWADKFDHAAAVTNFVVQPLALLSGTFYSVDKLAPTFRMISHFNPIFYVISGFRSGFLGVADSPVAFGAGLLLAINVVMGAICYTLLRSGWKIKN
- a CDS encoding aspartate aminotransferase family protein, which translates into the protein MTITPLMPVYPRCGVRPVRGEGSYLFGENGERYLDFASGIAVNLLGHGHPHLTKALQDQVATLMHVSNLYGSPQGEALAQRLVDTTFADTVFFTNSGAEAVECAIKTARRYHFASGNPQKNTLICFNNAFHGRTLGAISATNQEKMRDGFEPLLPGFTYAPFDDLAAAEALIDANTAGFLVEPVQGEGGIRPASQEFLKGLRALADQHDLMLVLDEVQCGVARTGTLYAHEQYGIVPDIMASAKGIGGGFPLGACLATEKAAKGMVIGTHGSTYGGNPLAMAAGNAVLDVILAPGFLEQVNATGQRLRAALEQLIPNHDHLFESVRGLGLMLGVKMKSDSRRFVAHARDHHGLLLVAAGENVVRVLPPLVIEQAHIDEFVSKMSEAARSYTLPSDD